A segment of the Trifolium pratense cultivar HEN17-A07 linkage group LG7, ARS_RC_1.1, whole genome shotgun sequence genome:
CTTAATTGATAGTATGTGGTTAAATATAGAGACCAACTTGACAGTCAGGGACCGATTTGAGAGTATCCTACAAATTCTGGGACTAATTTGATGAGTTGTTTTTATATACTTAATTTGTCATTCAATAtgcaatgttgtcaaatagtggtgATAGCGGTAGCGCTGTAATATAACATAGCGCGTGCAATGTTGTTTATAATTGACTTATTTCAACCGCTATGTAGCTTCAGCTATTTGCCCGCATTCCACAATGCTATCTGCTATTTCCCATAATGAATTTTTTGTGTTCCACCATCTTCTGTAATCCACTATGGATAACACTGGCACAATGCAATAATGCTTAATGTTTCATTAAAAGTAACTAATACATTTTTGTCGGACTGACATTTGACTGGTTAATTAGGATAAAATAAATCTATCTTGTTTTAATTCTTACATATGAAATTCTCAAAAGTTTACTATACTAActttatatgaattttatatttGTGGTATGCAGTGTAAACCAACAGAGAAGAAATGTGTTACTGTAATGAAGGTCAGTTACAAATTCTTGCCTCATCCGTGCCGAATAATATGGTTATTCTTTTTaagattttgttaaattaaaatctaaatgGAGCAGAGTTTGTGCTTTTGCGGTCATTTGCAGTTTGTAGTTTGTTGCTGCTTTGTAGCACTTAGAAAAAGATCCTTAGTGATTAGCCGAGACATAAATCCGGTGAATGCTTAGAATATAAGTTCAAtccacaaaaaaataagataaaggacctgcgctgtaattttgcctaaataCTATGACCTGACAAAGAATCACCTAAAGGGTGTGGCGCAGCTGGTTGCGTAGACCAAGCTTGTGAGGTTGACCTAGGTTAGATTTTTGCATAGCGCATTCTTGGAGAGGTGCACAGTACCTTAATTATGACTAAGCATCTGAGCGTAGATTAGTCTCATATTACTAATTCAAAAGGATCTAAATTTGTGTGAATACTGTGGATCCACTCGGTTGCCAAAATCTCTAATTACAGCGAGTTCCTACCAAAAACAATACCTGACAAAGAATCCATTCAAAATCGCCTTTCCAGTCAAACCTAAAGCTTTCATATtcttatgaaaatgaaaaacaaaacaacccttaaatttaatattgtaaaacaacataaaaagaCATGGTTTACTCGTCATAAATCTACTTAACTATATTTTCTCTAGCTagtcttaaaatttaaaattgtctTGTGTAATATATTTCCTGTTTCTTCTCTGGTAGTATAAACGATGGGAGCGAATTGAATGTAAACCAAACAGCCTTCCCGTGTTACACAAAATGCATGTTAAAGTTGGAGATACAGTGAAAGTCATATCTGGACGCGACAAGGGTCAAATTGGAGAGATTACTAAGATCTTCAAGCACAACAGCACTGTTATTGTCCAGGACGTAAACTTGAAAACAAAGCATGCGAAGAGTAGAGAAGAGGGAGAACTAGGGCAAATATTGCAGGTGATTATCATTTCCCTTGCTAGAAAAAACATTATTATGAATTCTTCCCCTTAAGAGTTCGATAATATCTATTATATAACATTCTCCTTCGTTCGGGAGAATCCTAATTGGAACAATCTTTGGTCCGATTTTACTTACCTCCCAGATGGACTCTGGATTACCAGGGTCCATTTTCCCTGGGAACAGACAAAAAAAGGTTTAGTAACATGTGTTTTTTTGTTAGTGCATTTGTTCTCATGCACtctaatattttgaaaaaccatTGCCTTGATTTCCAGATTGAAGCTCCTATCCACAGTTCAAATGTGATGCTCTACTCGAAAGAAAATAATGTAGCAAGTCGTGTAGGTCATAAAGTCATTGAGAATGGTAAAAAAGTTCGGTACCTACTAAAAACTGGAGAGATAATTGATAGTGATGAGAATTGGAAGAAACTGAAGGAAGCTTCTAAGCAGACTGAAGTTGCTACTACTGCTTAGTTTTACTGTATTAATTCATGTATTCAGCTGTTATGTAATTCTATGCACTCTTGTAATTTTttcccaattttaattttaagtgTATATTATGCATGTTATTACTTTGGTTACCTTTGTTGATCTAACTTGAGtaattgaatttgttttttctcttttggttttgttccttttatttttaaggcaaatgctagggcactagttaaggtaaccaaatatagtaaaattatcTTGGAACTTGTGCCGTCAACACAATACATAAGTATaaattttggtattttcaatgcatattttttcttttcttttttagttccttaactagtgctctTAAGACAAATGCTAACAGTGTGGCTGTTTTCTTTAAGTCACTGCTCAATCCAAATAggattgcttttttttttcaactacaattaaataaaaacaatactAACCCTTTTGTTAGTTTTTAACCCTCCGGTTTCAGAGGAAGAGACTGGTAATTTGAGTTCCACCATgagataaataaagtttggTTAAAGAATCTTTCGAGCATTGCTTTGTCTTGAAACACTATAAAAAGATTAAACGTTATTATGATTATGCTGTGTGCTTGATGAAGCAGAACGAGTCTTGGATGTTAGAATTCAAGAGGGATTCAAATTTATCTTTCAGTGCTTACCAGAAAACCAACAAAACCTGTTCATTTCTGCAACCACGACGAGTAATCTACAAAGCTTTATTTGATGTGTATTTTAGAGGCTTACCTGTTTCCTCTGATGTTTTTTCTACCTTGTATTCTAAGACAGATATAGACATTTATTTCAAGAGGTAAATCGAAATTGTTAGAGCAACTTTATCGTAAGATACTTAGCTAAATTCTTAGGCTAAGTAACCGATCCTTACATTTTGTTGCCACTCGAGGGAGTATACATGGCAgtgcttaatttttatttctaagAAAAGATACTTGTACAAGGATTCAattcttaaattaaaatatacattCTTTCTCTTTCATTCATCACCAAAACAACCAAAACTAACGAAAATTAATTGAATCACATCCGACAAAGAAAACAAACGAATGCAtagaaaaatccaaaaaaagaaTATTGTTTGCTTATGTAGTACAGTACTGCATGCGCTTTCCCTTGCCATCAGTAACTGAACTATGGTTCTTGCACATTGGAAAAGTATGCCATAGTATAGGAGTTACAATGGCTGACTTACTCCACTCATACttctatatttattatattaactttgtctaaacaaaaatatttatttattttaataaatatgtatacattttaataactaaatataataagaaatacaaaaagaatatattaaaaatacataaatatgtCAACAAATATATAATGACAAATATAATAACTttgataaataaagataaaatactATAACATTACATCTATATATtctgattctcaatttatatcttTCATAACTATGTAGCagtgtcggtgtcctatatttaTTACATTAGCGGTGTCACTGTGTCCGTGTCGGAGTCTGTGTTTCATAAATAATCAGACACTATTTATATATTCTCACCAAAAAAAgacactatttatatatttggtaACTACAATCATGAATTTTAAAAAGGGTTAAAtatctttctttttaaaaaaatatattttcctttttgacatatccttttatattttaatttaaccatttttatacttttccttttatattttaatttcacgATTTTCatacctttttttcttttagctAAGTAAGTAAAAGCTTTAACATATccactatttttaatttatttagttcaaaaaaaatttattacagtaaaaaaaattatggtaatTTCTCTAGAAAACTCAATAAATAGCTTCTTGTAGGCAATGTTTGATTCATATCTTTCAAGAGAACATGGCATCCATCATCAACCGCGTGTATTTTTTCATTGCAATTCTATGCATTGCTTCTGTTTTAACTCTAGGTAATAAATTTACTTATTCTTTCTTCTTCGTTGTGAATTGTGATAATGTatactaattttaaaatttttaagaagtatttatgaaaatttgatGTTGTTGATATATAGTTTGTGACAATATTAAATTGATTGTAGGAGGAGCAAGTGATCCACCACGTACTTGGAAGTATTGCATTAGCAGATCACCATGTCCAGATAACAATCAACAATGTAATGATTTATGTTTAAGTCAGAAGTTTCCTAAAGGTGGCAGTTGTAATCCAACTAATGGGATGTGTTGTTGCGATGGATAATTAAATTGTTGGTATAAGtggaaaataaatatattgattttcatCTTATTCTATgttttgttttcaataaattttggtATGATCTACAAACACTAAATAGTTTTTGAACACTGGTACAACACCCACAAGAATAAATAGTGAAGCTAATAACAatgacaaataaattaaatagttcAAGTAAATAAATTTAGATCATATTTGTAAAGGAAAATCACACGGTTAATTCAAAGTACAAAGATATAAAGAGAAGTTCGATTGAAACTGACTTACGTCTATAAGAGAAATCATTTCTCTAATCCATTATCAATGATCCTTTACAACTTAAAAGGGTTACAAGAAGATAGTTTCATAAGCTCGACAAAAGTCAACCTTATTTTCTAACTTTTCCTCTTCGAAGAGAGTTAAATGGCCAAAAAATTATTcctaattttttaccaaaagcAATCTCTaatttctcttctttcctctTGTAGCCTCTCACTATCTTACTAGAAAAAGCTTATATCATTCCTCCAATGATTCCAAATTACCCAAAATGTTTGCAATGTAAATTTCAACCCTAAAATTTCAACCCTAAAATCTCTATATTCTCTATATACTAAAGGATGAGTGGTTTTTCAAGCACCAAATGCAAACCCTAAATCCTTGTCCAATCAATCTTCTACATTTGTTTCTTCTGACCAACCACATCTTGCCATGCCATTTAGggtttcatttcattttagGGTTCAATTTAGGGTTCAATGTTCACATCTACACTTCTTGCACATGGCATGTTATTCCTATGCTTCATCTTACACATGGCTTATTATAATTCTTTGCATGACTCATGTGGACCCTCTTATAATTGCTGGTTTTGTGATTGATGGTTTATGCAAACCATTGACAGAAGTGGTTTATGGAAACAATTGTGGTTTTATGATTACtttcccaaattttttttcatttatgaaattgttttctctctcttccccccctctctctctctctctcgtacgCTCTCCCTCTTTCTCATCATCCCACAGTTTCATCTCTCTCAATCCCCATCTCATCCTTCACCATAACATCCACACCACAACCTCCACCACCATCTACGAATCAATCAATCGTCATGAGAGTGAGGGAGTGGCCGAGTGAGAGAAGATTTACCGGCGGGAGAGAAGTTCTGGTGAGGAGGAGTTCCGGCCGAGAGAGTTCTTGTGGCCGTTTGTGGTGACACGGCGGCGCTCGGCAACGGCGGCGACGAAGCTTCTTGCTCCTTCTTTCCTCTGGTTCGATCTTAATTTCTAtgctctatttattttttattttttttcgttgttttttttgttgatgaggATGGTTGAAGATCGGAGGTGATGGTGATGTGTGGTGGTTATGGTAGATGGTGATGTATCTCCAAATTCATCTTCTAGATTTCATCTTTCTCAATTTGTCAATATTCATCTTTCTGTGAGTCTGTGACTGTTATCTGAATTCTTGGAATCAAATCAATCTGAACTTGATTTATTGGCTTGTGTCTTCTGCTCTTAAAATTTGTGTTGCTTGCTCACAATTTTCACTCACATGCTTTTGCAGATTACCTTTAGCATTCTATTTGTCATTGTAATTGCATTTGTATCAGATGGTTTGAGTACAGTGCCGGACAAAGCATCTGTCCTTTCTTCAAACACATCCTTCAGCCATGAATTTCACGAACATGGGGATCAGATAATAAAGAATTGCTTCAGAGGTGAAATAGTTTCTTCAACTTGTGTTATCTTTTTTCATAGGTTGAGAATTAGTCATTTAACTTGTGTTGTATTTGTTATTAAATTGTAGAAGTTCTCTGTTGAACAATAAGCATATACCATGTAATATCACTCACTATATATAACACTAGGGAAGTCTTTAAGTTGTCAATTGATTGTTGCAGGGAAGTTGGTTTTTGGTGGTTATTCAGTTTCAGATCAAAATCACCGGAAAAGCCAGTCGCGCCACCACCACAAAAGCTTTCTCTATGCTACAGACAGGTACAATTATTCTAAATCTATAATTTTTCTAGGTTTTAGGTTTTTggaaaattttgatttgtttctttgattgattgattgaattaACTTTGGTTGATTTCATCCCTCTTAGGCCTTAGCTGCTCAtacatgaatattttatttttatttatgttcttTTGTTAATGGCATTGTAGTTTAAATACTAAAAGTCTGCTATACATTTATTACACAGGAGGGTTTAGAGCAAAAAGTAAAGATTCTGGAAAGCAATTTGAGTTCTTTTAGTGAGAAAGAGGTAATAACTTCTCAAATTTGCTACCTTAACCTTTTCTATTAAGTATACTCATCACCTAATTTGCCTGGgtacttttttttaagaaaaaagaagTATCTGGATTTGAATAGAACAGTTTTTGGTGAATGTGAAGATGGCTATTGTGCACTATCAAAATTTGTTATCTTTCTCGCTTTCTTTTGGCATACCTGGCAACGGGAATGAATGGCATGGAGCACACACAACAACGGTAGCAGCCTCCGATGTAGAGGTAAGGATTTCAGATCCATTCTATTTTGGTCCTCAATTTGTTTGTGATTATTCTTCTTGCTTCTACTCAGATGATGTGTGACATAAAAACTTCAATCTCTgcaaaactaatatttttatattctacAGATTTAGAATGAGTTCATAAATCGGTTACCATGCCGCATCAATTTCATTTATCATTAATTAGTTTCATTTGCGCTTCATCGTTTATCAACTATCGGTTAGAAAGATCTGATCTACAGGTTGTTACTGTTGTTATTGGAGTTTTCTATGAATTTAGTTCCAAGGAACCGAGGCCGTATCTTCAGTTGGCGCCAAAATTTCATAGGGTTTTGGTTAATTCTAAGAATAATTGGGttctgattttaattttaattttcattatgATTCATGAAATTCTAATTTTTATCAATAAGAAACTGAGGATGTTAGCATTGTCTGACCTAAAGCTTCAATCTTTCTTCTTTGTTGCAGGTTTGTGTATCTCATCTCAGCTCCATAGAATATTTCTGGTTCTACTTTAGCTAGATCTATCCATTTTGCTTAGGTTTGTCTTCAAAAtccaaactttatttttttatttttatttttcattcaaattaTCTGATGCAGTTTTTCTTCAAATCTTTGAAGCTTTTGTTTAACTGGGTTTCTGTTGAAATTACTTAGGAAAAggttcattttaaatttcagCTTTTAAAAATCTCTCTTTTAGGTTTGTCGAATGAAAAGGGTGGATATAGATTGTAAGATTTGAAATTTCTAGAttatttgatgatttattttctaaCATTTTCTAAGATTGTGCATTTTGCAGATAAAGGGTGGATTTTGATCTAGCTTGAAGGTTTTGATCATCTGTTATAAGAGAGAGTTCCGACCGAGAGAGTTGCGGTGCTTGGCGATGGAGGTGATGAAGCCTTTTTCTCCTTCTTTCCTCCGGTTCGATCCTTCATTCGGATGATCATCAACAATCTATTGAAGAAGAGAAGGTAAAGAATGGCATATTCAAGTTGTAGAAAGTTTGTTGAGGGAATTAATAtcattgaactggacaaagtggaaatatgaaaaacattttcttttgGTTGATAGCTAAACCAAATTTAGATAATAGTTAGGGATTTGGTTTGTTGGATTGacaatttttggaattttaacTTATTGTTTTCAGCCTTTctaattttgtagttttttttttttttgtaggctTGATTTGTGGTATTTCTTTGATGTTAATACTCCCAAGATGAAAAGAGATCTCATGAAGCAGCTTTGGCGAAGTGCAAGGAGTTAGAAGAACAATTGCAAAGGTTAGACTTCCATCCAATATCATAAAGTTTGTAAGTACTGAAATTACGCATATTCTGCATGATCCATTCCTACTTGCAGGCATGTTCACTACATTAGTATTCATGTTGGTTTGAGTAAGATAATGTAGGATTAATAGTAGTATCAGCCACTGGTTTATAATATTGTTGGTAAACATGGTTGATTGGGGTGATTATCATCATATGTCTAACTAATCCAACATTAGGGT
Coding sequences within it:
- the LOC123899509 gene encoding 50S ribosomal protein L24, chloroplastic, which produces MVAMAMVALQSSMTSLSLSSKSFFFGQPITLSPLLPCKPTEKKCVTVMKYKRWERIECKPNSLPVLHKMHVKVGDTVKVISGRDKGQIGEITKIFKHNSTVIVQDVNLKTKHAKSREEGELGQILQIEAPIHSSNVMLYSKENNVASRVGHKVIENGKKVRYLLKTGEIIDSDENWKKLKEASKQTEVATTA